A part of Arachis hypogaea cultivar Tifrunner chromosome 12, arahy.Tifrunner.gnm2.J5K5, whole genome shotgun sequence genomic DNA contains:
- the LOC112727744 gene encoding uncharacterized protein isoform X1: MLSTINPFKKLPAIVDGRFKQFESHAILIYLASAFPGIADHWLVLSPFHLFNHNNFLMTPQICEIQTQPYSPADSTTVSLLFSKLGTSTKGAELRREERENFGEGLK; encoded by the exons aTGCTATCAACTATCAACCCTTTCAAGAAACTCCCTGCTATTGTTGATGGAAGGTTCAAGCAATTCGAGAG TCACGCAATTCTTATCTATCTTGCTTCTGCCTTTCCTGGTATTGCTGATCATTGGTTGGTATTATCCCCTTTTCACTTATTTAATCACAACAATTTTCTTATGACTCCACAGATATGTGAAATCCAAACTCAACCCTACTCACCTG CAGATTCAACGACTGTCTCTTTGCTCTTCTCCAAGTTAGGAACAAGTACAA AAGGTGCTGAATtaaggagagaagagagagagaattttggaGAAGGTTTGAAGTGA
- the LOC112727744 gene encoding uncharacterized protein isoform X2, producing MLSTINPFKKLPAIVDGRFKQFESHAILIYLASAFPGIADHWLVLSPFHLFNHNNFLMTPQICEIQTQPYSPADSTTVSLLFSKLGTSTSAELRREERENFGEGLK from the exons aTGCTATCAACTATCAACCCTTTCAAGAAACTCCCTGCTATTGTTGATGGAAGGTTCAAGCAATTCGAGAG TCACGCAATTCTTATCTATCTTGCTTCTGCCTTTCCTGGTATTGCTGATCATTGGTTGGTATTATCCCCTTTTCACTTATTTAATCACAACAATTTTCTTATGACTCCACAGATATGTGAAATCCAAACTCAACCCTACTCACCTG CAGATTCAACGACTGTCTCTTTGCTCTTCTCCAAGTTAGGAACAAGTACAA GTGCTGAATtaaggagagaagagagagagaattttggaGAAGGTTTGAAGTGA
- the LOC112727744 gene encoding uncharacterized protein isoform X4, with product MLSTINPFKKLPAIVDGRFKQFESHAILIYLASAFPGIADHWLVLSPFHLFNHNNFLMTPQICEIQTQPYSPADSTTVSLLFSKLGTKGAELRREERENFGEGLK from the exons aTGCTATCAACTATCAACCCTTTCAAGAAACTCCCTGCTATTGTTGATGGAAGGTTCAAGCAATTCGAGAG TCACGCAATTCTTATCTATCTTGCTTCTGCCTTTCCTGGTATTGCTGATCATTGGTTGGTATTATCCCCTTTTCACTTATTTAATCACAACAATTTTCTTATGACTCCACAGATATGTGAAATCCAAACTCAACCCTACTCACCTG CAGATTCAACGACTGTCTCTTTGCTCTTCTCCAAGTTAGGAACAA AAGGTGCTGAATtaaggagagaagagagagagaattttggaGAAGGTTTGAAGTGA
- the LOC112727744 gene encoding uncharacterized protein isoform X3 codes for MLSTINPFKKLPAIVDGRFKQFESHAILIYLASAFPGIADHWLVLSPFHLFNHNNFLMTPQICEIQTQPYSPDSTTVSLLFSKLGTSTKGAELRREERENFGEGLK; via the exons aTGCTATCAACTATCAACCCTTTCAAGAAACTCCCTGCTATTGTTGATGGAAGGTTCAAGCAATTCGAGAG TCACGCAATTCTTATCTATCTTGCTTCTGCCTTTCCTGGTATTGCTGATCATTGGTTGGTATTATCCCCTTTTCACTTATTTAATCACAACAATTTTCTTATGACTCCACAGATATGTGAAATCCAAACTCAACCCTACTCACCTG ATTCAACGACTGTCTCTTTGCTCTTCTCCAAGTTAGGAACAAGTACAA AAGGTGCTGAATtaaggagagaagagagagagaattttggaGAAGGTTTGAAGTGA
- the LOC112727744 gene encoding uncharacterized protein isoform X7, with amino-acid sequence MLSTINPFKKLPAIVDGRFKQFESHAILIYLASAFPGIADHWLVLSPFHLFNHNNFLMTPQICEIQTQPYSPDSTTVSLLFSKLGTKGAELRREERENFGEGLK; translated from the exons aTGCTATCAACTATCAACCCTTTCAAGAAACTCCCTGCTATTGTTGATGGAAGGTTCAAGCAATTCGAGAG TCACGCAATTCTTATCTATCTTGCTTCTGCCTTTCCTGGTATTGCTGATCATTGGTTGGTATTATCCCCTTTTCACTTATTTAATCACAACAATTTTCTTATGACTCCACAGATATGTGAAATCCAAACTCAACCCTACTCACCTG ATTCAACGACTGTCTCTTTGCTCTTCTCCAAGTTAGGAACAA AAGGTGCTGAATtaaggagagaagagagagagaattttggaGAAGGTTTGAAGTGA
- the LOC112727744 gene encoding uncharacterized protein isoform X6, whose translation MLSTINPFKKLPAIVDGRFKQFESHAILIYLASAFPGIADHWLVLSPFHLFNHNNFLMTPQICEIQTQPYSPADSTTVSLLFSKLGTSAELRREERENFGEGLK comes from the exons aTGCTATCAACTATCAACCCTTTCAAGAAACTCCCTGCTATTGTTGATGGAAGGTTCAAGCAATTCGAGAG TCACGCAATTCTTATCTATCTTGCTTCTGCCTTTCCTGGTATTGCTGATCATTGGTTGGTATTATCCCCTTTTCACTTATTTAATCACAACAATTTTCTTATGACTCCACAGATATGTGAAATCCAAACTCAACCCTACTCACCTG CAGATTCAACGACTGTCTCTTTGCTCTTCTCCAAGTTAGGAACAA GTGCTGAATtaaggagagaagagagagagaattttggaGAAGGTTTGAAGTGA
- the LOC112727744 gene encoding uncharacterized protein isoform X5 — protein sequence MLSTINPFKKLPAIVDGRFKQFESHAILIYLASAFPGIADHWLVLSPFHLFNHNNFLMTPQICEIQTQPYSPDSTTVSLLFSKLGTSTSAELRREERENFGEGLK from the exons aTGCTATCAACTATCAACCCTTTCAAGAAACTCCCTGCTATTGTTGATGGAAGGTTCAAGCAATTCGAGAG TCACGCAATTCTTATCTATCTTGCTTCTGCCTTTCCTGGTATTGCTGATCATTGGTTGGTATTATCCCCTTTTCACTTATTTAATCACAACAATTTTCTTATGACTCCACAGATATGTGAAATCCAAACTCAACCCTACTCACCTG ATTCAACGACTGTCTCTTTGCTCTTCTCCAAGTTAGGAACAAGTACAA GTGCTGAATtaaggagagaagagagagagaattttggaGAAGGTTTGAAGTGA
- the LOC112727744 gene encoding uncharacterized protein isoform X8: MLSTINPFKKLPAIVDGRFKQFESHAILIYLASAFPGIADHWLVLSPFHLFNHNNFLMTPQICEIQTQPYSPDSTTVSLLFSKLGTSAELRREERENFGEGLK, encoded by the exons aTGCTATCAACTATCAACCCTTTCAAGAAACTCCCTGCTATTGTTGATGGAAGGTTCAAGCAATTCGAGAG TCACGCAATTCTTATCTATCTTGCTTCTGCCTTTCCTGGTATTGCTGATCATTGGTTGGTATTATCCCCTTTTCACTTATTTAATCACAACAATTTTCTTATGACTCCACAGATATGTGAAATCCAAACTCAACCCTACTCACCTG ATTCAACGACTGTCTCTTTGCTCTTCTCCAAGTTAGGAACAA GTGCTGAATtaaggagagaagagagagagaattttggaGAAGGTTTGAAGTGA